In a single window of the Thunnus thynnus chromosome 9, fThuThy2.1, whole genome shotgun sequence genome:
- the mcts1 gene encoding malignant T-cell-amplified sequence 1, whose amino-acid sequence MFKKFDEKENVSNCIQLKTSVIKGIKNQLLDQFPEIESWLNHIMPKKDPVKIVRCHEHIEILTVNGELLFFRQREGPFYPTLRLLHKYPFILPHQQVDKGAIKFVLSGANIMCPGLTSPGAKLYRADSDTVVAIMAEGKQHALCVGVMKMSAENIEKVNKGIGIENVHYLNDGLWHMKTYK is encoded by the exons ATTTGATGAGAAGGAAAATGTGTCGAACTGTATCcagctgaaaacatcagtgaTCAAAGGCATAAAAAACCAGCTGTTGGATCAATTCCCTGAAATCGAGTCATGGCTCAATCACATAATGCCAAAGAAGGACCCTGTCAAAATCGTGAGATG CCATGAACACATTGAAATCTTGACAGTGAACGGAGAGCTGCTGTTcttcagacagagagaaggaccATTTTATCCAACCCTCAGACTGTTGCATAAAT ATCCTTTCATTCTTCCACATCAGCAAGTAGACAAAGGGGCCATTAAATTTGTCTTAAGTGGAGCCAACATCATGTGCCCCGGACTGACGTCACCGGGCGCTAAACTCTACCGAGCTGACTCTGACACAGTAGTC GCCATAATGGCAGAGGGCAAACAACACGCACTTTGTGTTGGCGTCATGAAGATGTCTGCAGAAAACAT agaaaaggtCAACAAGGGAATTGGAATCGAGAACGTTCACTATCTGAATGACGGATTGTGGCACATGAAGACGTATAAATGA